Proteins from a single region of Chryseobacterium scophthalmum:
- a CDS encoding N-6 DNA methylase: protein MGFSKKQHLQQNIDALRIAFKLEKENRKATVGERLLMMQYSGFGGLKFVLNPVENEIDINHWRKTEHDLFSFTQKLHQLLKENSEDEKQYRRYVDSMKSSVLTAFYTPPKIIDAISSALRDNGLHIDKFLEPSAGIGSFIQSFSENQNASITAFEKDLLTGKILKQLYPESNIRVSGFEEIAEKEQNSYDVIASNIPFGDTSVFDLSYSRSKDSSKVQASRSIHNYFFLKGNDMLREGGLQVFITSQGVLNSPKNEPIRRALMENNNLVSVVRLPNNLFTEYAGTEVGSDLIILQKNTAKQSLTEVEILFCQSKQTEYNTPGNAFFQDSTRIVHTDWKLDTDPYGQPALIYTHKGGVEGIANDLKQVLFKDFDEHLNLNLYRGKQNNEPVIPTPNVTPPIIEPVTIQQKSQPIPTSVIHRESPKELKQLSIFDLFESVDEPVMVAAPPKRTTQSQRQSIKTNRRTMGCQPDLFSSSAIQQPYTPPITNRAINGNTSVNGKKQEAIGDLFSGINGNGQAEKRSITNIVPEPALYSGKLQPFHRNDCLVVDKGWVGHLQNVDTADSKAVFHPLQLSSLQKARAEAYIGVRDVYQELYTKEAKFQTEYKEERGKLNRLYDAFVKRYGSLNSADNIKLIKTDSSGKEIPYLERVVGGVVHKADIFSRPVSFSTVSIATDNPEEALAASLNKYGNVDLSYMSEISGMSNDVLKEALYGRIYYNPLQKEYEISERWIAGNVVEKAQDIRTYIGNNPDDTDAKASLTILEEARPRRIEFEELDFNLGERWIPTGIYARFASHLFDADVLIHYSESSDDFSVKCHQGNMHIWEKYAVKTENRTFDGIALLKHALVNTTPDITKKVKIGDQEVKVRDMEAIQMANTKIDEIRTAFTEWLHAQSDEFKTRLTDQYNDTFNCFVRPNYNGTHQDFPGLDRKALCIEDLYSSQKDTVWMIKLNNGAICDHEVGAGKTLVMCTAAQEMKRLGLVHKPMIIGLKSNVHEIAEAYRTAYPHAKILFPGKEDFTPQKRLRIFGDIKNNEWDCVILTHDQFGMIPQSSEIQKDILEIELDSVERNLDALQSQGKEVTRGMLAGVIKRKENLVVKLKTLQHDIENRKDDVVDFKMMGIDHLFVDESHQFKNLMFNTRHTRVAGLGNVDGSQKALNLLFAIRTIQERTNADMGATFLSGTTISNSLTELYLLFKYLRPRAMEKQGIHSFDAWAAIYARKTTDYEFSVANNIVAKERFRYFIKVPELAQFYSEITDYRTAKDIGIDRPNKNEVLYNIPPTPDQSVFIQKLMDFAKTGNAELLGRPPLSQSEEKAKMLIATDYARKMSLDMRMVSGKYDDHPDSKASHCAANIAKYYNQYNAQKGTQFVFSDLGTYKPGEWNVYSEIKRKLVEDHGIPTHEVRFIQEAKNDKQRRELIKGMNEGKIRVLFGSTSMLGTGVNAQKRAVAVHHLDTPWRPSDLAQRDGRAVRKGNEIAKFFADNKVDVVIYAVEKSLDSYKFNLLYNKQLFIDQLKNNNLGKRTIDEGSMDEKSGMNFSEYVAILSGNTDLLDKAKLEKQIAGLESEKQAFNRSKSSAKYKLQDFTELLDSTQSRLNRMSLDWENLQQRIQKRSDGAIINLVLLDGLPPNADVKQIGAKLNLLADKARTGGQYEEIGSLYGFTLLVKTEITEKEGVDIRANRFLVQGDGNIKYTYNNGLMAKDPETASMNFLRALEKLPSFVKQEQEKIAEIQKDLPILQEVVNSTWSKESRLSELKTDLAAVERKIQLSIEPVKQSEEPAEQVEKRKEAPDFSESNVRTKSIYVPRGVL from the coding sequence ATGGGCTTCAGTAAAAAGCAACATCTCCAACAGAACATTGATGCCCTGCGAATTGCTTTTAAACTAGAAAAGGAGAACCGAAAAGCCACCGTAGGTGAAAGACTGCTAATGATGCAATACAGCGGATTTGGCGGTCTTAAGTTCGTGCTGAACCCCGTAGAAAACGAAATAGACATCAATCATTGGAGAAAAACAGAACACGACCTTTTTTCATTCACACAGAAACTCCACCAACTACTCAAAGAAAATTCCGAAGACGAAAAGCAATACCGCAGGTATGTGGATAGTATGAAAAGTTCCGTACTGACGGCTTTTTATACACCTCCAAAGATCATAGATGCCATTTCATCCGCTTTGCGAGATAATGGTCTGCACATTGATAAATTCCTCGAACCATCGGCAGGTATTGGCTCATTTATACAGTCTTTTTCTGAAAATCAAAATGCCAGTATTACGGCTTTTGAAAAAGATTTGCTGACAGGCAAGATTTTAAAACAGCTTTATCCCGAAAGCAATATTCGTGTAAGTGGTTTTGAGGAAATTGCCGAAAAGGAACAAAATAGCTATGATGTGATCGCCAGCAATATACCGTTTGGCGATACTTCGGTATTTGACCTTTCCTATTCCCGAAGCAAGGACAGTTCAAAAGTGCAGGCTTCCCGAAGTATTCATAACTATTTTTTTTTGAAAGGAAATGATATGCTCCGTGAGGGCGGTTTACAGGTTTTTATCACCTCGCAAGGCGTTTTAAACAGCCCAAAGAATGAACCGATACGCAGGGCATTAATGGAGAACAACAATTTAGTATCGGTTGTCCGATTGCCCAACAATCTGTTTACGGAATATGCAGGTACAGAGGTCGGAAGCGACTTGATTATCCTACAAAAGAATACGGCTAAACAAAGCCTGACCGAAGTTGAGATACTATTTTGTCAAAGCAAGCAAACGGAATACAATACACCTGGCAATGCTTTCTTTCAGGACAGCACAAGAATTGTGCATACCGACTGGAAATTAGATACAGATCCTTATGGACAACCAGCCCTAATCTATACACATAAAGGCGGCGTTGAGGGAATTGCCAATGATCTCAAACAAGTGCTTTTCAAAGATTTTGACGAGCACTTGAATTTGAATTTATACAGAGGCAAACAAAACAATGAGCCTGTTATACCAACACCAAACGTTACACCTCCGATTATCGAACCTGTAACCATTCAACAAAAATCACAACCAATACCCACATCTGTAATTCATCGGGAAAGCCCAAAGGAATTAAAGCAATTAAGCATTTTTGACCTGTTTGAAAGTGTTGACGAACCTGTAATGGTTGCTGCTCCACCAAAAAGAACGACACAGTCCCAAAGGCAAAGCATTAAAACAAACCGCCGTACAATGGGTTGTCAGCCTGACCTGTTCAGTAGTAGTGCAATACAGCAACCCTATACGCCTCCTATTACCAATAGAGCTATCAATGGAAATACATCAGTCAATGGCAAAAAACAGGAAGCTATCGGCGACCTGTTTTCGGGTATCAACGGAAACGGACAAGCTGAAAAGCGAAGCATAACTAACATTGTTCCCGAACCCGCTCTGTATAGTGGCAAACTGCAACCGTTTCACCGCAACGATTGTCTTGTGGTGGATAAAGGTTGGGTTGGTCATCTGCAAAATGTAGATACGGCAGACAGTAAGGCAGTTTTCCATCCCCTACAATTATCATCCTTACAAAAAGCAAGAGCCGAAGCTTATATCGGGGTGCGTGATGTTTATCAAGAACTTTACACTAAAGAAGCAAAGTTTCAAACTGAATACAAAGAAGAAAGGGGAAAACTTAACCGCCTTTACGATGCCTTTGTCAAAAGGTATGGAAGCCTCAACAGTGCAGATAATATCAAACTCATCAAAACAGACAGTTCCGGTAAGGAAATCCCTTATTTGGAGCGTGTTGTTGGTGGTGTGGTACACAAAGCGGATATATTCAGTCGACCTGTTAGTTTTTCTACGGTAAGCATTGCAACGGACAATCCCGAAGAAGCGTTAGCAGCTTCATTAAACAAATACGGCAACGTGGATTTGAGCTATATGTCTGAAATCAGCGGTATGAGCAATGATGTGCTAAAAGAAGCCTTATATGGTCGTATTTACTATAATCCTCTGCAAAAGGAATATGAAATATCCGAACGCTGGATTGCAGGAAACGTAGTTGAGAAAGCCCAAGACATAAGAACCTACATTGGAAATAATCCCGATGATACCGATGCCAAAGCAAGCCTTACCATTTTGGAAGAAGCTCGTCCAAGACGTATCGAATTTGAGGAACTGGATTTTAACCTCGGCGAACGTTGGATACCCACAGGCATTTATGCCCGATTTGCTTCGCACTTATTCGATGCAGATGTACTCATTCATTATTCTGAAAGCTCTGATGACTTCTCGGTAAAATGTCATCAAGGTAATATGCACATTTGGGAAAAATATGCCGTCAAAACCGAAAACAGGACATTTGACGGTATTGCCCTGCTTAAACATGCCCTTGTCAATACCACGCCTGACATTACCAAAAAAGTAAAAATAGGCGACCAAGAAGTAAAAGTACGGGATATGGAAGCCATACAAATGGCAAATACTAAGATTGACGAAATCCGTACCGCATTTACAGAATGGTTACACGCACAAAGCGATGAGTTCAAAACAAGGCTGACCGATCAATATAATGATACGTTTAACTGTTTCGTTCGACCGAACTATAACGGAACGCATCAGGACTTTCCGGGCTTAGATCGTAAGGCACTCTGTATTGAAGATTTGTATTCAAGCCAAAAGGACACCGTTTGGATGATAAAGCTGAACAATGGTGCTATCTGTGACCACGAAGTAGGTGCAGGAAAAACACTCGTAATGTGTACAGCGGCACAAGAAATGAAGCGTTTAGGATTAGTCCATAAGCCGATGATTATTGGGCTGAAAAGTAATGTTCACGAAATTGCCGAAGCATACCGCACTGCCTATCCACACGCAAAAATATTGTTTCCAGGTAAGGAAGATTTTACGCCTCAAAAGCGTTTGCGGATTTTCGGCGATATTAAAAACAACGAATGGGATTGCGTAATCCTCACACACGACCAATTCGGAATGATACCACAATCGTCCGAAATTCAAAAAGATATACTAGAAATAGAATTGGACAGCGTAGAACGTAACCTCGATGCCCTGCAATCACAAGGCAAAGAAGTTACCAGAGGAATGCTTGCTGGAGTAATCAAACGCAAAGAAAATCTCGTAGTGAAGCTCAAAACCCTGCAACATGATATTGAGAACCGCAAAGATGATGTGGTGGATTTCAAGATGATGGGCATTGACCATTTGTTTGTTGACGAAAGCCACCAATTCAAAAACCTAATGTTTAACACAAGACATACAAGGGTTGCCGGATTGGGTAATGTAGACGGAAGTCAAAAGGCATTAAACTTACTCTTTGCTATCCGTACCATTCAGGAGCGCACTAATGCGGATATGGGAGCAACCTTTCTTTCGGGTACGACTATCAGCAATTCATTAACGGAACTGTACCTGCTGTTTAAATACCTGCGACCACGAGCAATGGAAAAACAAGGTATTCATTCTTTTGATGCGTGGGCAGCTATCTACGCAAGGAAAACAACCGACTATGAATTCTCAGTTGCCAATAATATTGTAGCGAAAGAACGGTTCCGTTACTTTATCAAAGTACCAGAACTGGCACAGTTCTACTCAGAAATTACAGATTACCGAACGGCAAAAGATATAGGTATTGACCGTCCAAATAAGAACGAGGTTCTATATAATATACCACCTACGCCAGACCAATCAGTATTTATCCAAAAATTGATGGATTTTGCCAAAACTGGAAATGCAGAACTGTTGGGCAGACCTCCGTTAAGTCAAAGTGAGGAAAAAGCAAAAATGCTCATCGCTACAGATTATGCTCGTAAGATGTCGCTGGATATGCGTATGGTTAGCGGTAAGTATGATGACCATCCCGATAGCAAAGCTTCACACTGTGCAGCAAACATTGCCAAGTATTACAACCAATACAATGCACAAAAAGGAACACAGTTTGTTTTCTCCGATTTGGGAACCTACAAGCCAGGCGAATGGAATGTGTACTCCGAAATTAAACGCAAGCTTGTGGAAGACCACGGCATACCCACACACGAAGTCCGTTTTATACAGGAAGCGAAAAATGATAAGCAACGCAGGGAGCTTATCAAGGGTATGAACGAGGGGAAAATCCGTGTGCTATTCGGTTCAACAAGTATGTTGGGTACAGGCGTAAATGCACAAAAAAGAGCTGTTGCCGTTCATCATCTTGATACTCCATGGCGACCAAGCGACCTTGCCCAACGTGACGGCAGGGCTGTCCGAAAAGGCAATGAAATTGCCAAGTTCTTTGCTGATAACAAAGTAGATGTAGTCATCTATGCTGTAGAAAAATCACTGGACAGCTATAAGTTTAACTTGCTGTATAACAAGCAACTTTTTATAGACCAATTAAAAAACAACAACCTCGGCAAACGAACCATTGATGAGGGCAGTATGGACGAAAAATCGGGAATGAATTTTTCAGAATATGTGGCAATCTTATCAGGAAATACAGATCTGTTAGATAAAGCCAAGTTAGAAAAACAGATTGCAGGGTTGGAAAGTGAAAAACAAGCGTTCAACCGTTCTAAATCCAGTGCCAAATACAAACTGCAAGATTTTACGGAATTGCTGGATAGTACACAATCACGTTTAAACCGAATGAGCCTTGATTGGGAAAACTTACAGCAACGCATACAAAAACGTTCGGATGGCGCAATCATAAATCTTGTGCTATTGGACGGCTTACCTCCCAATGCAGATGTAAAACAAATTGGTGCAAAGCTCAACCTGCTTGCGGACAAAGCTCGTACCGGAGGACAGTATGAAGAAATAGGCAGCTTGTATGGTTTTACACTCTTGGTTAAAACGGAAATAACCGAAAAAGAGGGGGTGGATATTCGGGCAAACCGTTTCTTGGTTCAGGGCGATGGCAATATAAAATACACCTACAATAACGGATTAATGGCAAAAGATCCCGAAACGGCATCAATGAATTTTTTGAGGGCTTTGGAAAAACTGCCGAGCTTTGTAAAACAGGAACAAGAGAAAATTGCTGAAATTCAAAAAGACCTGCCTATACTTCAAGAAGTGGTTAACAGTACTTGGTCTAAGGAAAGTCGATTAAGCGAACTTAAAACGGATTTGGCAGCCGTAGAACGAAAGATACAGCTTTCAATAGAGCCTGTAAAACAAAGCGAAGAACCTGCTGAGCAGGTAGAAAAACGGAAAGAAGCCCCAGACTTTTCAGAAAGTAATGTACGAACTAAAAGCATTTATGTACCTCGTGGCGTACTGTAA
- a CDS encoding ORF6N domain-containing protein yields MENRPAISLMEIKNLIYTIRGKQVMLDSDLASLYQVETKNLNKAVKRNIERFPVSFCFQLTEEEVENLRFQIGTSSLNYGGRRYLPHVFTEQGVAMASAILRSDIAVKVSVEIMEAFVEMRRMLISNAALFHRLDSIELKQLEADQKFEEIFKAMESDKLHSEKGIFYNGQIFDAYTFVSDIIRNAKSSIILLDNYVDDTVLTILGKRNSSVTATIYTKSISSQLRLDLQRYNSQYPPVDIKLFSDAHDRFLIIDNSELYHIGASLKDLGKKWFAFSRMDIEVGRMLRLLENI; encoded by the coding sequence ATGGAAAATAGACCTGCCATTAGCCTAATGGAAATTAAGAACCTGATTTATACCATACGTGGCAAGCAAGTGATGTTGGATAGCGACCTTGCTTCATTATACCAAGTGGAAACAAAAAACCTCAACAAAGCTGTAAAGAGAAACATTGAGCGATTTCCTGTCTCTTTTTGCTTTCAACTGACCGAAGAGGAAGTTGAAAACTTGAGGTTCCAAATTGGAACCTCAAGTTTAAATTACGGCGGAAGGCGTTATTTGCCTCATGTTTTTACTGAACAAGGGGTCGCAATGGCTTCCGCTATACTCCGTTCAGATATAGCAGTTAAAGTCAGTGTTGAAATTATGGAAGCCTTTGTGGAAATGCGTAGAATGCTTATCAGCAATGCCGCTTTGTTTCATCGTTTGGATAGTATTGAATTGAAGCAACTGGAAGCCGACCAAAAATTTGAAGAAATTTTTAAGGCTATGGAAAGCGACAAGCTCCACAGCGAAAAAGGCATTTTCTACAATGGGCAGATTTTTGATGCCTATACCTTTGTTTCTGATATTATTCGCAATGCCAAAAGTTCTATTATCCTGCTTGATAATTATGTGGATGATACGGTACTAACCATATTAGGCAAGCGAAACAGCAGTGTAACCGCTACTATCTACACCAAAAGCATCAGCAGTCAATTACGGTTAGACTTACAACGCTACAATAGCCAATATCCTCCAGTAGATATTAAGCTTTTTTCCGATGCCCACGACCGTTTTTTGATTATTGATAATTCAGAACTCTACCACATCGGGGCGTCACTCAAAGATCTAGGCAAGAAATGGTTTGCTTTTTCGAGGATGGATATTGAAGTCGGTAGGATGCTTAGGTTACTTGAAAACATTTAA
- a CDS encoding DUF1896 domain-containing protein, which produces MDTQQKDLSYFRLRLQELLNTSFPEKANDQKFIEQRSSWAANAYEGAFQAGNTIEQCEQYANYILFENLHFSKFDTIFQVICNEFDTIMADEELRPFALKMFSVCEPVFSSYELTDDFAYGYEFDLLYTEITGTIAIWIEENGLQ; this is translated from the coding sequence ATGGATACACAGCAAAAAGATCTATCGTATTTCAGGTTACGACTGCAAGAATTATTAAACACGAGCTTCCCCGAAAAAGCAAACGACCAAAAATTTATTGAGCAACGTTCATCGTGGGCTGCCAATGCCTATGAAGGTGCTTTTCAGGCAGGAAACACTATTGAGCAATGTGAGCAATATGCAAACTACATTCTTTTTGAAAATCTGCACTTCTCCAAATTCGACACCATTTTTCAGGTGATATGCAATGAATTCGATACCATAATGGCAGACGAGGAACTGCGACCGTTTGCCTTGAAAATGTTCTCAGTTTGTGAGCCTGTTTTTTCCAGCTATGAACTAACTGATGATTTTGCATACGGTTATGAGTTTGATCTACTCTATACCGAAATAACCGGAACCATCGCAATATGGATTGAGGAGAATGGGCTTCAGTAA
- a CDS encoding methylamine utilization protein MauJ — translation MRIYNVELLVYGQVAVKRAIDFSTEKELDLGNVFRSDISIRPHKQGFLISSTVYTADQDRAYKVALLFIGKMLDILSLRTNSPLNVSLNEYRQIENGNNVRAVINREEFMLCFRVARDLNLNQNKLLRAFSWYRKGLYTDDPFDKFLAFWNAISVVADGYCNDNERTRQGIINKIWDCFITLWGECADWEYINGDDRWVNDNNDIRNKIAHGGVTVDVQYVENVISKLPIVQNIAYKLLQQWAERLGTNVAFEMH, via the coding sequence ATGAGAATATATAACGTTGAATTATTAGTTTATGGGCAAGTTGCTGTAAAAAGAGCGATAGATTTTAGTACCGAAAAGGAACTTGACTTAGGTAATGTTTTTCGTAGTGATATTTCTATAAGACCCCATAAACAAGGTTTTTTGATTTCTTCTACTGTATATACAGCAGACCAAGACAGAGCCTACAAAGTAGCATTACTTTTTATAGGAAAAATGCTGGATATTTTATCACTTAGAACAAATTCACCACTCAATGTTAGTTTAAATGAATATCGGCAAATTGAAAATGGCAACAATGTTAGGGCTGTAATAAATCGTGAAGAGTTTATGCTCTGTTTTAGAGTTGCCCGTGACTTAAATCTCAACCAAAATAAGTTATTAAGAGCATTCAGTTGGTATCGAAAGGGCTTATACACTGATGACCCTTTTGACAAGTTTTTAGCATTTTGGAATGCAATAAGTGTTGTTGCAGACGGTTATTGCAATGACAATGAGAGAACTAGGCAAGGAATAATAAACAAAATATGGGATTGCTTTATTACGCTTTGGGGTGAATGTGCAGACTGGGAATATATAAATGGAGATGATAGATGGGTTAATGACAATAACGATATTAGAAATAAGATTGCACACGGTGGGGTAACAGTAGATGTACAATATGTAGAAAACGTAATTAGCAAACTTCCAATAGTACAAAATATAGCATATAAATTACTACAACAATGGGCTGAAAGATTAGGTACTAATGTAGCTTTTGAGATGCATTAA
- a CDS encoding type IA DNA topoisomerase, with product MKTIIAEKPSVAREIAGLVGASDKKDGYLTGNGYFVTWAFGHLIGLGMPEDYGISGFDKASLPILPNPFLLTVRKVKKDKGYTADTGALKQLKVIEQLFNRSHSIIVATDAGREGELIFRYIYEYLKCNKPFERLWISSLTEKAIKQGFDNLKDGTAFDGLYQAAQGRSRADWLVGINATQALSIAVDNGIYSLGRVQTPTLALICKRYLENKNFSIMKYWQIQLLHNKDLIDFKSLSKSKWEDQKLADDTLKTIQRSETATVISVETKSVTEQPPLLFDLTGLQKEANKKLNLSAEETLNIAQSLYEKKFITYPRTGSKYIPEDMWAEIPKLVRALQDRETCKQGVSKMKWGRFSKRIVNDLRVTDHHGLLITDKIPSALNAKENAVYDMIAFRLLEALSQACIKEITDVALQVLHYDFIVKGSKVTEAGWRSIKGSFTDDDTEPIQDLPELKKGNKLKIKEASVLEKKTKPPVLYTEAGLLSAMESAGKEIENEDERKALQNIGIGTPATRAAIIETLFTRNYIQREKKSLIPTEKGLQVYELVKDRKIADVAMTAEWELTLQKIEDNEADAGTFQSEMEAFASSITNELLQTSIAQNNLPKLVCPKCKSQQLIIRDKIVKCPDEVCGWVQFRNVCGVQIGIVDIESLVSKGKTSLIKGMKSKAGKKFDAYIVLNEDCKTSFEFEKTKVTRSNGK from the coding sequence ATGAAAACAATTATTGCAGAAAAACCAAGTGTAGCAAGAGAAATAGCTGGACTTGTGGGTGCATCTGATAAAAAGGACGGCTACCTTACAGGTAACGGCTATTTTGTTACGTGGGCATTCGGACATCTTATAGGATTGGGAATGCCCGAAGATTATGGGATCTCGGGATTTGATAAAGCATCCCTACCCATATTACCCAACCCGTTTTTATTAACCGTTCGCAAGGTTAAAAAAGATAAAGGCTATACCGCTGATACAGGAGCATTAAAGCAACTGAAAGTTATCGAACAGCTTTTTAATCGTAGTCACAGCATTATTGTCGCTACCGATGCAGGACGTGAGGGCGAACTGATATTTCGCTATATCTACGAATACCTCAAATGCAACAAACCTTTTGAACGTCTTTGGATAAGCTCACTTACCGAAAAGGCAATAAAGCAAGGTTTTGATAACCTGAAAGACGGGACAGCATTTGACGGCTTGTATCAGGCGGCACAAGGCAGAAGTCGTGCCGATTGGCTCGTAGGTATCAATGCTACACAGGCACTTTCCATAGCCGTCGACAATGGCATCTATTCGCTTGGAAGAGTACAGACACCAACACTGGCCTTGATATGCAAACGCTATTTGGAAAACAAAAATTTCTCGATAATGAAATATTGGCAGATACAGCTATTACATAATAAGGATCTAATAGACTTTAAAAGTCTTTCCAAATCTAAATGGGAAGACCAAAAACTCGCCGATGATACGCTGAAAACCATTCAGCGAAGCGAAACTGCAACAGTTATATCGGTCGAAACCAAAAGCGTTACAGAACAACCGCCTTTATTGTTCGACCTGACTGGCTTGCAAAAGGAAGCCAACAAAAAGCTGAACCTTTCTGCCGAAGAAACTCTCAATATTGCTCAAAGTCTTTACGAAAAGAAGTTTATCACTTATCCACGTACTGGAAGCAAATACATTCCTGAAGATATGTGGGCAGAAATTCCCAAACTAGTGAGGGCTTTACAGGACAGGGAAACCTGTAAACAAGGCGTGTCAAAAATGAAATGGGGGCGTTTCAGTAAACGTATTGTGAACGATTTACGTGTTACCGATCACCACGGATTATTAATTACAGACAAAATCCCGTCAGCACTGAACGCAAAGGAAAATGCTGTTTACGATATGATTGCGTTTCGATTGCTGGAAGCCCTTTCACAAGCTTGTATCAAAGAGATAACTGATGTGGCTTTACAAGTATTGCATTATGATTTTATCGTAAAAGGTAGTAAAGTTACGGAAGCTGGTTGGCGTTCGATTAAGGGAAGTTTTACGGACGATGATACCGAACCTATACAAGATTTGCCTGAACTGAAAAAGGGTAATAAACTCAAAATAAAAGAAGCCTCTGTTTTGGAAAAGAAAACCAAACCACCTGTGCTTTATACCGAAGCAGGGCTTTTGTCGGCTATGGAAAGCGCAGGAAAGGAAATCGAAAATGAAGACGAACGGAAAGCCCTGCAAAATATAGGTATCGGTACTCCGGCTACCAGAGCTGCAATAATCGAAACATTGTTTACTCGTAACTATATCCAACGAGAAAAGAAATCTTTAATCCCCACCGAAAAGGGATTACAGGTATATGAGTTGGTCAAAGACCGAAAAATTGCGGACGTTGCAATGACTGCCGAATGGGAACTCACATTGCAGAAAATCGAAGATAACGAAGCCGATGCAGGAACATTTCAAAGCGAAATGGAAGCTTTCGCTTCATCTATTACCAATGAATTGCTGCAAACTTCCATTGCCCAAAACAACCTGCCTAAATTGGTTTGTCCAAAATGCAAAAGCCAGCAACTCATTATCCGTGATAAAATCGTGAAATGTCCCGATGAAGTTTGTGGCTGGGTACAGTTTCGCAATGTGTGCGGCGTACAAATAGGCATAGTAGATATTGAAAGCCTAGTCAGTAAAGGAAAAACTTCACTCATCAAAGGAATGAAAAGCAAAGCAGGAAAAAAATTCGATGCTTATATCGTGTTGAATGAGGATTGCAAAACCTCTTTTGAATTTGAAAAAACAAAAGTTACAAGAAGTAATGGAAAATAG